In a genomic window of Bombus vancouverensis nearcticus unplaced genomic scaffold, iyBomVanc1_principal scaffold0022, whole genome shotgun sequence:
- the LOC143304095 gene encoding omega-amidase NIT2-A-like, which produces MPEIEGDKLYNTCTIWGPDGTLIAKHRKVHLFDIDIPNKITFRESDSLSPGNSLTTFDVKGCKIGIGICYDIRFEEMARIYRNKDTVT; this is translated from the exons atgcctgaaatagagggcgataaattgtacaatacctgtactatttggggtcccgatggaacgttgatagcaaaacaccgaaag gtacatctattcgacatcgacattcctaataagattacttttcgagagagtgattcactcagtcctggtaactccctaacgacgttcgatgtgaagggctgcaaaataggtattggcatttgctatgatattagattcgaggaaatggcacgcatttatcggaacaaagatacagtaacttaa
- the LOC143304093 gene encoding uncharacterized protein LOC143304093 — translation MSKANESQTSTSTDPMLRAIWDSIQKQNENIALLREEMLRLSMQNDEENRHRAAEIENLGKTVAALRTGFGSPATDEFASIITEDNESASTAINRTVNMAKARKLSGLAAPDTPPVHLDIEQPEVEERGYFPPAPPTLRAKDAIRYIPTLNGDDDVGVEDFIKEVRSMKDRCMEQDLLLKAIKVEKIVGKAAQSIRNIPIECYSDLYDALRNNLAAQLTSDEYQEQLRELRQGREESVQSFNIRFRRILNRLLYAVTNEYPQPLTRKIMTEEITKKTVRVYLKGLRRDIGRILLSSEPLNLPEAEKKAADVERYLREERQPNWSCNRLPSVSNRPDNQHMQVRRSVPSRSPNTPVAQKPATFNQVENRSPAERA, via the coding sequence ATGTCTAAGGCAAACGAATCTCAAACTTCAACCTCAACTGACCCAATGTTGCGAGCAATATGGGACAGTATTCAAAAACAGAACGAGAACATTGCCCTTTTACGAGAGGAAATGTTACGTTTGTCTATGCAAAATGACGAAGAGAACAGACACAGGGCAGCAGAAATCGAGAATCTCGGAAAAACCGTCGCAGCGCTACGGACTGGGTTCGGATCCCCTGCGACCGATGAATTTGCTTCCATTATCACCGAAGACAATGAAAGTGCGTCGACAGCAATCAATCGCACCGTGAATATGGCAAAAGCACGCAAACTGTCAGGGTTAGCAGCTCCAGACACCCCACCTGTCCACCTCGACATCGAACAACCCGAGGTGGAAGAAAGAGGCtattttccgcccgctcctcccactctacgagctaaggatgcaatacgctacatcccaacgctcaacggagatgatgatgtaggagttgaagacttcatcaaagaagtgagaagtatgaaggatcgctgtatggagcaagatctattgctaaaagcaataaaagtggaaaaaatcGTGGGGAAAGCAGCCCAAAGTATTCGCAACATTCCTATTGAGTGTTACAGTGATCTGTACGACGCACTGAGAAATAACTTAGCAGCACAACTGACTTCGGATGAGTACCAAGAACAATTACGAGAGttgagacagggacgcgaggaatcagtgcaaagttttaatattcggTTTAGAAGAATACTCAACCGTTTGCTGTACGCAGTAACCAATGAGTACCCACAACCACTAACGCGTAAAATTATGACTGAAGAAATCACGAAGAAGACTGTTCGTGTATACCTAAAGGGACTCAGACGCGACATAGGACGAATACTATTAAGCAGTGAACCCTTGAATCTTCCGGAAGCTGAAAAAAAGGCAGCCGATGTAGAACGCTACTTGCGAGAAGAACGACAACCTAATTGGTCATGTAATCGCTTACCTTCGGTTAGTAATCGCCCCGACAACCAGCATATGCAGGTAAGACGATCTGTACCATCAAGATCGCCTAACACGCCAGTAGCTCAGAAACCTGCTACGTTTAACCAAGTAGAAAATAGATCACCTGCTGAACGCGCGTAG